The region AGGTTCAGTCCTCATTCAATCCGGCGATACAGCGGTGTTGGTCACGGCGACCAGAGCTAAAGGAAGGGATGGCATTGATTTTCTACCCCTAACGGTGGACTACGAAGGACGACTCTATGCCGCAGGTCGTATTCCGGGCGGTTTTTTGCGGCGGGAAGGCCGACCCCCAGAAAAGGCCACATTAATTAGCCGCCTCATTGACCGTCCTTTACGTCCCCTATTCCCCCATTGGCTCAGGGATGAACTACAAATAGTTGCTACCACCCTTTCCATGGACGAGGAAGTGCCCCCCGATGTTTTGGCTGTTACAGGGGCTTCAGTGGCGGTCATTCTAGCCAAAATTCCCTTCAAAGGTCCCATGGCCGCTGTGCGGGTAGGTCTAGTGGGGGATGATTTCATTATTAACCCCACTTATAGAGAGGTCTATAACGGTGATTTAGATTTGGTGGTGGCCGGTACCCCCGCCGGTATTGTCATGGTAGAAGCTGGGGCGAACCAGTTACCAGAACAGGACATTATCGAAGCGATTGATTTCGGCTATGAAGCAGTACAGGATCTGATCAACGCGCAGCAGGAATTGATGACAGACCTGAGCATCACCCTGGCCACCTCTGAACCTCCCTTGGTCAATACCACGGTGGAACAGTTCATCGAAAGTAAAGCCGCCAAAAAAATTATCACTGTACTTGGTCAATTCGACCTGGGCAAAGATGGTAGGGACGCCGCCCTCGATGAAATTAAAGCTAGTGAAGTGGAAGGGGCGATCGCCGAATTGCCGGAAACCGATCCCGTCAAACAAAGTGTGGAAGAAGACCCCAAACTAGTAGGCAATCTCTACAAAGCATTGACCAAAAAGTTAATGCGTAAACAAATTGTCGAAGAAGGGGTGCGGGTAGACGGCCGCAAACTCGAACAGGTACGCCCCATTAGCTGTGAGGTTGGCTTTTTGCCCCGTCGAGTCCATGGCAGTGGTTTATTTAACCGGGGTTTAACCCAGGTACTATCCCTCGCCACCCTTGGTTCCCCTGGGGATGCCCAGGATTTAGCGGACGACCTCCATCCCGAGGACGAAAAACGCTACCTCCACCACTACAACTTCCCCCCCTACTCTGTGGGTGAGGCCCGCCCCATGCGCTCCCCTGGCCGCCGGGAAATTGGCCACGGTGCTTTAGCGGAACGGGCCATCATACCCGTACTTCCTCCCCAGGAAGACTTTCCCTATGTGGTGCGGGTAGTGTCAGAAGTTCTTTCTTCCAACGGTTCCACCTCCATGGGTTCCGTCTGTGGCTCCACCCTCGCTCTCATGGATGCTGGAGTACCGATTAAAAAACCCGTCAGTGGCGCCGCCATGGGTTTAATCAAAGAAGGGGATGAAATCCGCATTCTCACCGATATTCAAGGCATTGAAGATTTCCTTGGGGATATGGACTTCAAAGTGGCCGGTACTGATTCCGGCATCACCGCCCTGCAAATGGATATGAAAATTGATGGTCTGAGCATGGAAGTCGTATCCAAGGCCATCATGCAAGCTCTCCCCGCCCGGCTCCATATCCTCGATAAAATGTTGGCCACCATCCGGGAACCCCGTCCTGAGTTGTCCCCCTTTGCGCCCCGATTATTGACCCTGAAAATTGAGCCCGAACATATCGGCATGGTCATTGGACCCGGTGGTAAAACCATTAAGGGCATCACCGAACAAACTAGTTGCAAGATCGATATTGCCGACGACGGTACCGTCACCATTGCCTCCAGTGAGGGGGAACGGGCAGAACGGGCCCGGCAAATGATTTACAACATGACCCGCAAACTCAATGAAGGAGAAGTGTACCTCGGTCGTGTGACCCGCATCATTCCCATTGGGGCGTTTGTGGAAGTGCTACCTGGAAAAGAAGGCATGATCCATATTTCCCAGCTAACGGAAGGCCGGGTCGGCAAGGTGGAAGACGAAGTGGGTGTGGGTGACGAGGTCATTGTCAAAGTACGGGAAATTGACAGTAAAGGCCGCTTGAACCTGACCCGCTTGGGTATCCACCCCGATGAAGCGGCGGAAGCCCGTCGTAACGTCAGCCGGGGTTAAGTTAATTTGCTTGTAGGGGTTTAGGGCTAATTGGCCTATGGCCCATAGGGGTCAGACCTAAATTGATTTTGGGTTTGACCTCCCCAAGGCCCCTGATAACAAATCAATGAACTGCAATTGTTTGGCCCAACTTAACCAACTGACATCATCCCGATCCCCTGGGTATCCTAACTTAGGGGATTTGCTTTGTTATTTACTCCAAGTTTTTATTCATACTGTTTTTTCCCATGGCCCATTCTTTCCCCCATAAACAAATTGGCGTAGCGGTAATTATCAATGACCAGGGCCGGGTATTGATCGATCGCCGTCCGGTGGGGGGATCCTTTGGCGGGCTATGGGAATTTCCTGGGGGTAAACTAGAGCCGGGGGAAACCGCTGCCGAATGTATTGCGCGGGAAGTGCGAGAAGAAATTGCCATTGAAGTGGCAGTGGGGGAATCTCTGATTACCATTGACCATAGCTATCCCCAGGTACGGCTCACTTTATACGTCCATCTTTGTCAGTATCTATCGGGGCAACCCCAAACCATTGCCTGTGAAGAAGTGCGCTGGGTGGCGAT is a window of Synechocystis sp. PCC 7338 DNA encoding:
- a CDS encoding polyribonucleotide nucleotidyltransferase, whose amino-acid sequence is MQEFDKSISFDGRDIRLKMGTLAPQAGGSVLIQSGDTAVLVTATRAKGRDGIDFLPLTVDYEGRLYAAGRIPGGFLRREGRPPEKATLISRLIDRPLRPLFPHWLRDELQIVATTLSMDEEVPPDVLAVTGASVAVILAKIPFKGPMAAVRVGLVGDDFIINPTYREVYNGDLDLVVAGTPAGIVMVEAGANQLPEQDIIEAIDFGYEAVQDLINAQQELMTDLSITLATSEPPLVNTTVEQFIESKAAKKIITVLGQFDLGKDGRDAALDEIKASEVEGAIAELPETDPVKQSVEEDPKLVGNLYKALTKKLMRKQIVEEGVRVDGRKLEQVRPISCEVGFLPRRVHGSGLFNRGLTQVLSLATLGSPGDAQDLADDLHPEDEKRYLHHYNFPPYSVGEARPMRSPGRREIGHGALAERAIIPVLPPQEDFPYVVRVVSEVLSSNGSTSMGSVCGSTLALMDAGVPIKKPVSGAAMGLIKEGDEIRILTDIQGIEDFLGDMDFKVAGTDSGITALQMDMKIDGLSMEVVSKAIMQALPARLHILDKMLATIREPRPELSPFAPRLLTLKIEPEHIGMVIGPGGKTIKGITEQTSCKIDIADDGTVTIASSEGERAERARQMIYNMTRKLNEGEVYLGRVTRIIPIGAFVEVLPGKEGMIHISQLTEGRVGKVEDEVGVGDEVIVKVREIDSKGRLNLTRLGIHPDEAAEARRNVSRG
- the mutT gene encoding 8-oxo-dGTP diphosphatase MutT is translated as MAHSFPHKQIGVAVIINDQGRVLIDRRPVGGSFGGLWEFPGGKLEPGETAAECIAREVREEIAIEVAVGESLITIDHSYPQVRLTLYVHLCQYLSGQPQTIACEEVRWVAIADLGEYRFPKANGEIIQALRQKFLK